The sequence tgtgtgtgtgtgtgtgtgtgtgagtatgcaaacatatatatatatatatatattatatatatatatatatatatatatatatatatatgtatatatatatatatgtatgtatgtatatatatacatatgatataatatatacatatatatacatatggacacacacacacacacacacacacacacacacacacacacacacacacacacacatacatatatatatatatatatacatatatatatatatatatatatatatacacacatgtgtgtgtgtgaaaaggaaacagccacaataataaatgaaacaataacgtGACGTTTcgtcacgagttcctcttcagacgaataattaaccgaaatggatacatggagagAATTTGGACAAGATTAAATCTAGCtatttacctttccctcccttctaacTTTCGTCCGTGTATCACATTATGCGCGAATATGTATTTCCCTCCTTATCAGTATCTTCatttggggggggggatcataagaacaagagaaagaagtatAAATCTCCCCTGGCTCTCCCTCAGCACACAGCAATGGGCGCGAGGACAGGAGTTGCTGTGTTGTGCTGTGTTCTGGCTCTCTCGGTggcagaacaacaggaacaaaaaCAGCCTTCCGATCAGCTAGGTAAattatgtgttttatttgttgatCGTTTAAAATGACTGTCCGTTTTTTTCGGTGAATATTAAatgttacagtatttttttttacttttttttcttttcttatattgtaCCGTAACTTTtaggttttgttttcttattttgtctatCATAGGGTCATGGTCCTTACTTAGCATTTTCCTGTTACATATTCTTATATCTTAATAGATGTAATAATAAAAGACATCTTTAAATAAATTCAACAGGTGCCGCTACAGTGACGTCATCAGGGAGTGACCTGACGGGTGCGGCCTCTCAAGGGCACGGAGGGCATGGCGGGGAGAAATTCTTTATGTAAGTTCGTATTTCATCTTGTTTTCAggtctttcttgtttttattatattcatgaaattaataacaaaacgCATGAGAGAACTAAAGAGGTTTTTTACGTTTCCCCTTCACaacctttcgttctctcttataAAATCCATTTTCTTTGACACAGGTACGCTCACCAGCCCGATAAGAAGCAGTACGAGTTCGGCTTCAAGAGAGGAAATGACTATCACACTATAGAACGATATGAGAAGGGGGGACCTCACCACAACTTCAAGGCAAAGGTTAGACTGtaattcagttatcattattattatcattgttactgtgattattttcattattattattattgttactgtgagtattttcattattattattatcattattatcgttattattatcattattattattattattattattattattattattattattattattatcattattattattattgttactattattgttattatcattattattattactattattattattgttatcattattattgttattaatattactattatcatcatcattatcatcattatcattgttatatatccccatcatcatcattaccattgctaccatttattgttgtcactgtttattgttgttactattgttttgtttgtgttattgttattgctattgtcattatctccCCCTCAAAAACCCTCTTTTTTTTCAAGGATTCCAAGAACCagatgcatcatcatcatcatcgtcatagcatcaccatcatcattattgttatagtcatcaaGCATAGCCATCCTCCTCTCATCACTGCCGTTatctccatcgtcatcatcaccatgccctttatcaccatcatcaaaataatcatgCCATTCAttctaatttatattattatgtggTTATCATGAGGCATACATTTTACGTCTCATTTTATCCTCAGCATCCCTACCGTCACTTCGCCCGTATCACCTTCATTATAATAATCCTCACCGTTATCATAATACGAGCCATCACCATTCATCATTCCATTCCATATTATCAAAATAGTCATGCCATTAATTCTAATCTATATTATTATGTGGTTAATATAATTCATACAATATTCGTCCGAGTTTCTCATCCCAACTCTTGCGTCCACAGGTCCGTTGGGAAGATAGCAAAGGGGGCTACGGCGAGCACTACTGGGACTACAACCACGCCCCGAAGCACCATGTGCGATTTTTCAGTGTTTTGTTTGATTTGGTGTTTGTGTATTattctccttttatccttttattttattttatcttatttttatgtttttattttattttattttatctattcatctttcttttattttattttcttctctctctctctctctctctctctctctctctctctctctctctctctctctctcctctctctctctctctctctctctctctctctctcttctctctctctctcttctctctctctctctctctctctctctctctctctctctctctctctctctctctctctctctctctctctctttctctctctctctctctctctctctctctctctctctctctctctctttctatctctctcttctctctctctctctctttctatctctctcttttctctctctttctctctctttctctctctctctctctctccctctccctctccctctccctctccctctcccctctctctctctctctctctcgtctctctctcctctctcttctctctctctctctctctctctctctctctctctcttctctctctcctctctctctctctctctctctctctctctttctctctctctctctctttctctctctctcttttctcttctctctcttctctcctctccctctccctctccctctcctccctctctctcttcctctctctctctctctctctctctctctctctctctctctctctctctctctctctctctctctctctctctctctctttctctttctcttactatttctCCTGTAAAAgctctcttgatctttctcttgtCATCCACCATTTTGCAATCTCCGTATCTTTACTACCTCTCTTTTAACCGTCTTTgtaattcttctctccctcaggaCGACCATCACGACGACCACCATGGCGGAGGCGGCGGTCACCATGACGACCACCATGGCGGAGGCGGCGGTTACCATGACGACCACCATGGCGGAGGCGGCGGCTACCATGGCGACCACCATGGCGGAGGCGGCGGTCACCATGACGACCACCATGGCGGAGGCGGCGGTTACCATGACGACCATCATGGTGATGGCGGGTACCACGACAGCCACAATGTAagtattccccttttcttctttttagcatTGTTAGCTCTGTTCTTGCTTACTTTTCTTGGCTTTGTTATCGTATTCacgcagtcattatcattattttccttagcaGAAATTGCTCTCATGTTCAAGCGATTATCATAGTTTACGTTTGAATAAAAAGTCATTAAATCTCTCTTTCACGCTCATTAACAGAAATACGCTAATCTCATCCATTCTATTAGAAAGATCAATGAATAATGACTATCATAATCGCTCCTGAAGGACCACGGCGGGTACCACAGTCAGCCCGTCCCCGACTTCGCCCCCGCGctcgcctcctcgtcctccccgaAGGTCGTGGGCGAGAGAGAAGGCCGCGCTTACACGCCGAGCGCCCAACACCGACGACGGCCCAAGGCCACTTCTGCGGGGAACAAAGTCGGGGTGGAAAAGGTCTCGGGGCTGGAGGAGAAAGAGCCCAGGAAGGAGGTAGCGCCCAGGAAGAACAAGAACGGCAGGAAGAAGTACGGTTTCATTAACGAAAGGAGGAGCTTCGAGTACTCCAGGACCTTCGACAGGGACGGCGAAGAGCCGGAGAAGAAGGGGGCGCAGGAGGCAGTCGAATCCCTTTCGGCTCGTGCCTCGGGCTTCGACCAAACCCCTGACCTCTCGAACACAAAATTATATCCTCGGTCGTCTgcttcctcctctactccttcttcGTACTCTTCTCCCCCTCTGAGCTCAGACAGCAAGAAAGTGTCTGAGAGTAAGAAGTTTTCCGCGAGGTTACCTTCTAGCTCACCTCAAAGGGCGTTCAATAACCGCCGTTTCAAGCGACCAAGACACaggtcctcctccatctccaccaccacctctttccctcttcctcttccctctcctcctcctcagaggAAGAAGCCTGAGGAATCTAcgacctccccctctccgtcctcgcccgcaccttctccgtctccttccatctccccttccggTTTGGCTTTCGATATGGAGACAGGCCGAGTATACGACGAGCAGGCCGGTGTGTGGTACTCGCTCGTCCCCGTCACTGAGCCCTGAGGAGCCACTGGAGCGAAAAAGAGGTACCTCCTTCCAGTGCTCAGTTCTTACTCAAAGTACGAGTAAGTGCATCTAAAGTCCTTCCctattagctctctctctctctctctctctctctctctctctctctctctctctctctctctctctctctctctctctctctctctctctctctctctctctctctctctctctctctctctctctctgtcgctgacCCATGGTACGCTGTTGTTGACCCATGATACTTTTCTCTTCGTTATAATCTCTAACTACGTTATTCGCTTTCATCTTTTCCGTAATTTCATTCCTAGTTCTTGGTtgttgcatattttatatattctttcttaaATATTCTCTCTTGACTGTTATTACATTttaatctttctcctcttttgctctttttcctttgtttatgttAACATCCGCTTATGATAAGGAAACCATACTAGTCATACTGTTACTAGTTTTTGTAGACGATAGGTAACCGTGTTCTTTACACAAGACACTTTTCATCCTACTCTCTGGTTGGCATTTTTTCTCTATACCTTTTATAGCAAAACCTTTTTTGTTGATACTGTTGCACTTCTTTGGAAATAAAATGTTTGCAAACTTGACTTGGAATTGTTATTGCTAAAATAACGACACCACAATCGGACACGAGGTAAAGGTGGACGACCCCactatcgctatatatatatgtgtgtgggtgtgtgtgtgtgtgtgtgtgtgtgtgtgtgtgtgtgtgtgtgtgtgtgtgtgtgtgtgtgtgtgtgtgtgtgtgtgtgtgtgtgtgtgtgtgtgtgtgtgtgtgtgtgtgtgtgtgtggtgtggtgtgtgtgtgtgtgtgtgtttgtgtgtttccttaTATGTttgtctcactctttgtctctctcgagagagagatgaaagggagggatggagaaaagaaagggtaatggagaagatagagaaagagatgagaagaaaacaaagtgggaagatacagagggagaaagaaggtgggggatagtaggatggaggaaaaagagagagacagacagacagacaagagagaggcagatagacatgtAGGCAAATTTCAAAATTACCATATTTTCATTCAAACGTTAATTTGTTAAGTCCTAGAAAATAGAGCGGATCAGGAACATAGTAACCGCTCGTCCAACTTtccgtatgtatatgcatccgGTGCTGTATTTTGTATATACTTGCTTGGCTGACTGTTGTTTACTTGCATTTATGATGTACTTCACTGATTACGAGTATTTTTTGCCATATCTgtttcaaaaatgaaaaaaatcgaaatgcAGTGGTAGATATCTGCgtgaaatatataagaaatctGAATAACGTTTCTCTTAAGAAACAATTCAAGAACACAAAATATTTTTGTCTGTGTATTCTTCATTACTTGcttttattttgaattattatagtctccacacacacacacactcactcactcactcactcactcactcactcactcactcactcactcactcactcactcactcactctctcactcactcactcactcactcactcactcactcactcactcactcactcactcactcactcactcactcactcattcactcactcactcactcactcactcactcactctgtcttactctcactcactcactcactcactcactctctctctctctctcactctctctctctcactctctctctctcctctctctctcatctctctctctctctctcgtctcctctcctctctctctctctctctcctctctctctctctcctctctctctctctcgtcaatctctctctctctctctctctctcctctctctctcctctctctctctctctctctctctctctctctctcctctcctcgactcatctctctctctctctctctctctctcatctctcctctctctcctctctctctctctctcctcctctctctctcttctctctctctcttctctctcatctctctctctctcctctctctctctctcctccctctcctctctctctctctctctctctctctctcctctctctcgtctctctctctctccctctcctctctctctctctctctccctctccctctctctcctctccttctctctctctcctcctcctctctctccctctctctctctctctctctctctctctctcttctctctctctctctctctctctcctctctctcctctcctctctctctctctctctctcctctctcctccctcctccctccctcctctccctctctctctctctatctctatctctatctctatctctatctctatctctatctctatctctatctctctctctctctctcttctctctctctctctcgctctctctctctctctcgcctctctcctctcctctcctctcctctctctctctctctctctctctctctctctcctctctctcatcgtctctctctctctctctctctctcttctctctctccttcctctctctctctctctctctctctcctctctctctctctctctctctctctctctctctctctctctcctctctcctctctctcctctctctctctctctcctctctccctctctcctctcctctctctctctctcttctctctctctctctctctctctcctctctctctctctcttctctcctctctctctctctcctctcttctctctctctctctctctctctctctctctcctccctcccccctcttctctccctctcctctccctccccctctctcgtctctctctctcttcttctctctctcttctctctctctctctctctctcactctctctctctctctctctctctctccctccctccctccctcccctcctccccccctctcctccctatctctctctctacctctatctctatctctatctcatctctatctctatctctctctctctctctcctctctctctctctctctctctctctcctccctctccctctctctctctctctctctctctctctctctctccctctcctcctctctctctctcctctctctctctctcctctctctctctcctctctctctctcgctctcctcctctctctctctctccctctctctctctcctctctctctctcccctctctctctctctcctctctcttctctctctctctctctctctcccctctgctctcttctcctctctctctctctctctcttctctctctctcttctctctctcctctctctcttctctctctctctcctctctcctctctcctctctcgctctctctctcccgctctccttctcttctctctctcttctctctctctctctctctctccctttcctctctctcttctctctcgtctctctctctctctcgtctctctctctgcctctctctctcttctctctcttctctctctctctctctctctctctcttctctctcctctctctctcatctctctctctcctctctctctccgctccctctctctcttctctctctcctctctcctctctctctctctctctctctctctctctctctctctctctctctctctctctctctctcgtctctctcctgctctctctctctctcctctctctctctctctctctctctctcctctctctcctctctctctctctctctctatctctctctctctctctctctctctctcatctctctctctctctctctctctctctctctctctctctctctctctctcttctctctctctctctctctctctctctctctctctctctctcctctctctctctctctctctctctctctcctctctctctctctctctctctctctctctctctctctctctctctctctctctctctctctctctctctctctctctcctctcttctctctcctctctcctctctgctctctcttctctctctctcttctctctctctctctctccctctctctctctctctctctctcctctcctctctctctctctctctctctctctctctc is a genomic window of Penaeus chinensis breed Huanghai No. 1 chromosome 23, ASM1920278v2, whole genome shotgun sequence containing:
- the LOC125037672 gene encoding insulin receptor substrate 4-like, producing MLAFPNSELTAQFPFKGLYQTQVTFQGFERAPGREQDTRARRRLSLLSGLELRRRLDDEDYDLSEGLRGRCLAVHTAMGARTGVAVLCCVLALSVAEQQEQKQPSDQLGAATVTSSGSDLTGAASQGHGGHGGEKFFMYAHQPDKKQYEFGFKRGNDYHTIERYEKGGPHHNFKAKVRWEDSKGGYGEHYWDYNHAPKHHDDHHDDHHGGGGGHHDDHHGGGGGYHDDHHGGGGGYHGDHHGGGGGHHDDHHGGGGGYHDDHHGDGGYHDSHNDHGGYHSQPVPDFAPALASSSSPKVVGEREGRAYTPSAQHRRRPKATSAGNKVGVEKVSGLEEKEPRKEVAPRKNKNGRKKYGFINERRSFEYSRTFDRDGEEPEKKGAQEAVESLSARASGFDQTPDLSNTKLYPRSSASSSTPSSYSSPPLSSDSKKVSESKKFSARLPSSSPQRAFNNRRFKRPRHRSSSISTTTSFPLPLPSPPPQRKKPEESTTSPSPSSPAPSPSPSISPSGLAFDMETGRVYDEQAGVWYSLVPVTEP